A genome region from Triticum aestivum cultivar Chinese Spring chromosome 2B, IWGSC CS RefSeq v2.1, whole genome shotgun sequence includes the following:
- the LOC123045369 gene encoding chaperone protein ClpD2, chloroplastic translates to MEACCCSSSSAPPASILATGAGLRRRFSPATAAASGGRVVALALAPPLRASSAALLVAPPRRGQQRRGAAGLVVRAVFERFTERAVKAVVLSQREARGMGDEVVAPHHLLLGLVAEDRSAAGFLASGVRIERAREACRAAVGKGGPAQAATGLATDVPFSGASKRVFVAAVEFSRNMGCNFISPDHIALGLFDLDDPTTNSILKSLGVVPTQLAKQALTRVKGELAKDGREPLGLSSFKLRDKSTAGNGRTAIAKYSNKKKEKSALAQFCIDLTMRASGGFIDPVIGRTKEIERVVQIICRRTKNNPILLGEAGVGKTAIAEGLALKIANGDVPIFLVGKRILSLDVALLMAGAKERGELEARVTSLIREVRKADDVILFIDEVHTLIGSGIAGRGNKGAGLDIANLLKPALARGELQCIASTTLDEHRLHFEKDKALARRFQPVYVNEPSQEDAVKILLGLREKYETYHKCKYTLEGINAAVYLSVRYIPDRHLPDKAIDLIDEAGSRARMESFKKKKEEQCSIILKSPDEYWQEIRAVQAMHEVALTNRLKYSLNENDQENEVNVEVLDDSKTSPTATPSASADEPSVVGLEEIARVTSLWSGIPVQQLTADERKLLVGLDDELRKRVIGQDDAVVAISRAVKRSRTGMSDPDRPIATLLFCGPTGVGKTELTKALASTYFGSESAMVRLDMSEYMERHAVSKLIGSPPGYMGFGEGGTLTEAVRRKPFTVVLFDEIEKAHPDIFNILLQVFEDGHLTDSQGRRVSFKNTLIVMTSNVGSTSISKGTMSMGFQTQNDTEENTYAVMKSLVMEELKAFFRPELLNRMDEVVVFRPLEKTEMLAILNIILEEVKGRLLALGIGLVVSDAMKNMVSQQGYDKSYGARPLRRAVTQLVEDVISEAILSGQYKPGDTIMMDTDDKGKPCLSRLNDQTVQVSDPTPMH, encoded by the exons ATGGAGGCGTGCTGCTGCTCCTCGTCGTCGGCCCCGCCCGCCTCCATCCTCGCCACGggcgccggcctccgccgccgcttCTCCCCGGCGACGGCCGCGGCGTCGGGCGGGAGGGTGGTGGCGCTAGCGCTTGCACCCCCGCTCCGCGCCTCCTCCGCGGCTCTGCTGGTGGCGCCGCCTCGGCGGGGGCAGCAGCGGCGCGGGGCCGCGGGCCTCGTCGTCAGGGCGGTGTTCGAGCGGTTCACCGAGCGGGCGGTCAAGGCGGTGGTGCTCTCGCAGCGGGAGGCCCGCGGGATGGGGGACGAGGTGGTGGCGCCGCACCACCTGCTGCTGGGCCTCGTCGCAGAAGACCGGTCCGCCGCGGGGTTCCTCGCGTCGGGCGTCCGAATCGAGCGCGCCCGCGAGGCGTGCCGTGCCGCCGTCGGGAAGGGCGGGCCTGCTCAGGCCGCGACGGGGCTGGCCACGGACGTGCCCTTCTCTGGGGCCAGCAAGCGCGTGTTCGTCGCGGCCGTCGAGTTTTCCAGGAATATGGGGTGCAACTTTATCTCCCCGGACCACATTGCGCTCGGCCTCTTCGACCTGGACGATCCGACAACCAACAGCATCCTCAAGAG CTTAGGAGTAGTTCCCACTCAGCTAGCAAAGCAGGCTCTTACCCGAGTCAAAGGGGAGCTAGCAAAGGATGGCAGAGAGCCTCTGGGTTTGTCTTCTTTCAAATTGCGTGATAAGTCTACTGCTGGAAATGGGAGGACTGCCATTGCCAAATACTCCAATAAAAAGAAAG AGAAGAGCGCACTAGCTCAATTTTGTATAGATTTGACTATGCGAGCCAGTGGAGGGTTTATCGATCCTGTTATTGGTCGCACGAAGGAGATTGAAAGAGTAGTTCAGATTATATGCCGGCGCACAAAGAACAATCCAATTCTTTTGGGTGAAGCAGGTGTTGGCAAAACTGCCATTGCTGAAGGGTTGGCTCTTAAAATTGCTAATGGAGATGTACCTATTTTTCTTGTG GGAAAACGTATATTGTCACTAGATGTTGCTTTACTGATGGCTGGTGCAAAAGAGAGGGGTGAATTGGAAGCCAGGGTTACAAGTTTAATACGTGAAGTGCGCAAAGCAG ATGATGTTATTTTGTTTATCGACGAGGTTCATACTCTTATTGGGTCTGGAATTGCTGGAAGAGGAAATAAGGGAGCTGGTCTTGATATCGCTAATCTGCTGAAACCTGCACTTGCTAGAGGTGAATTGCAG TGCATTGCATCTACAACTCTGGATGAGCACCGTTTGCATTTCGAAAAGGATAAGGCTTTGGCCCGCCGATTCCAGCCAGTATATGTAAATGAGCCCAGTCAG GAGGATGCTGTGAAGATATTACTTGGTCTGCGTGAAAAATATGAGACTTATCACAAATGCAAATACACCTTAGAAGGCATCAATGCGGCAGTTTATTTATCAGTGAGGTATATCCCTGACAGGCATCTTCCTGACAAGGCTATTGACCTAATTGATGAGGCCGGTAGCAGAGCTCGGATGGAATCATttaaaaagaagaaggaagagcaGTGCTCTATTATTTTGAAGTCACCAGATGAATATTGGCAAGAGATTAGAGCTGTCCAGGCCATGCATGAAGTG GCACTGACTAACAGGTTGAAATATTCTCTAAATGAAAATGACCAAGAGAATGAGGTTAATGTTGAAGTACTGGATGATAGCAAGACAAGCCCGACAGCAACACCCTCAGCTTCAGCTGATGA ACCATCTGTGGTTGGGTTAGAGGAAATTGCAAGAGTCACATCATTGTGGTCAGGCATACCAGTCCAGCAGTTGACTGCAGATGAAAGAAAGCTTCTAGTAGGACTAGACGATGAACTCAGAAAGCGTGTCATAGGTCAAGATGATGCTGTTGTGGCTATATCAAGAGCTGTGAAGAGATCACGCACTGGCATGAGTGATCCTGACAGACCTATTGCTACTCTACTTTTCTGTGGTCCAACAGGAGTTGGAAAGACTGAATTAACTAAAGCTCTAGCATCAACTTATTTTGGATCT GAGTCGGCTATGGTTAGATTGGATATGAGTGAGTACATGGAGCGGCATGCTGTGAGCAAGCTGATAGGCTCTCCTCCAGGGTACATGGGATTTGGTGAAGGTGGTACTTTGACAGAAGCAGTCAGAAGAAAACCATTCACTGTGGtattgtttgatgaaatagagAAAGCTCATCCTGATATTTTCAATATTCTTCTCCAAGTGTTTGAAGATGGTCATTTGACGGACTCACAG GGCCGCAGAGTTTCCTTCAAGAATACATTAATCGTCATGACATCAAATGTTGGTTCTACATCGATTTCCAAAGGAACGATGAGCATGGGTTTCCAGACGCAGAATGATACAGAAGAGAACACATATGCTGTAATGAAATCCTTGGTAATGGAAGAGTTGAAGGCATTTTTTCGACCTGAATTGCTCAATAGAATGGATGAGGTGGTTGTGTTCCGTCCACTGGAGAAGACTGAG ATGCTGGCTATTCTTAATATAATTCTGGAAGAGGTGAAGGGTAGGCTGTTGGCGCTCGGTATCGGCTTAGTAGTATCTGATGCCATGAAGAACATGGTTTCTCAGCAAGGATACGACAAGAGCTATGGTGCGCGGCCACTTAGAAGGGCCGTCACTCAGTTGGTTGAGGATGTCATCAGCGAAGCAATTCTCTCTGGGCAGTACAAACCTGGCGATACCATAATGATGGACACTGATGACAAGGGAAAACCTTGCTTGAGCCGGTTGAATGATCAGACTGTTCAAGTTTCTGATCCAACGCCAATGCATTGA
- the LOC123045370 gene encoding chloroplastic import inner membrane translocase subunit HP30-2, whose translation MEGMGQKRRPLVVMASSSTTAAQSASRGGANPLAELTDRFRSLEVGVREWMAKQPTHIEAAVTTAFGAVQGGALGGLMGTFAPEGGAGLPVPQPPPGLDPKAMATFKQAQALAGGPLVQARNFAVMTGANAGISCVMRRVRGVEDVQGSMAAAFGSGALFSIVSGMGTPNPVVNAITTGMAFAVFQGGFFIVGQKFSKTKTHNEDMNYSRGRNMLNQLGLQNYEKNFKKGLLTDETLPLLNESALRDVNIPPGPRLVILEHIKREPGLTKSN comes from the exons ATGGAAGGGATGGGGCAGAAGAGGCGCCCGCTGGTGGTGATGGCCTCCTCGTCGACTACGGCGGCGCAGTCGGCGTCGCGCGGCGGGGCCAACCCGCTGGCCGAGCTGACCGACCGCTTCAGGTCGCTGGAGGTCGGGGTGCGCGAGTGGATGGCGAAGCAGCCCACCCACATCGAGGCCGCCGTCACCACGGCGTTTGGGGCTGTGCAGGGCGGCGCGCTCGGCGGGCTCATGGGCACCTTTGCGCCCGAAGGAGGGGCGGGGCTCCCCGTGCCACAGCCGCCTCCCGGTCTCGACCCCAAGGCCATGGCCACCTTCAAGCAAGCGCAG GCTTTGGCAGGTGGGCCACTGGTGCAAGCTCGAAATTTTGCAGTCATGACTGGTGCAAACGCAGGCATATCTTGTGTTATGAGAAGGGTACGAGGAGTGGAGGATGTCCAGGGCAG CATGGCAGCAGCGTTTGGTTCTGGCGCTCTGTTCTCCATTGTGAGTGGAATGGGAACCCCAAACCCAGTTGTTAATGCAATTACAACTGGTATGGCTTTTGCAGTATTTCAAGGTGGCTTTTTCATT GTTGGGCAGAAATTCTCGAAGACAAAGACACATAATGAAGATATGAACTATTCTcgtggaagaaatatgttgaaccaATTAGGCCTCCAAAACTATGAGAAGAATTTCAAAAAGGGTCTTCTGACTGATGAAACATTGCCTCTTCTCAATGAAAG CGCACTCAGAGATGTGAATATCCCCCCTGGTCCAAGACTTGTCATACTTGAGCACATTAAAAG AGAACCTGGGTTGACGAAATCAAACTGA